Proteins found in one Lysinibacillus fusiformis genomic segment:
- a CDS encoding NAD(P)/FAD-dependent oxidoreductase, giving the protein MLEQELYDVTIIGGGPAGLYSSFYCGLREMKTKLIESQPQLGGKIHVYPEKMIWDVGGVTPISGGQLIKQLVEQALTFNPSIYTNEKVLSIAKNEDGIFVIAAESGNIHYSKTVIVAIGGGILNPQKIEIEGAERFEVSNLNYTIKSYEKFKDKAVIISGGGNTAVDWALELMEIASKVYLTYRKDTLSAHEAQITELTNSSIECHFNSEITKLIADDQAGMIKAIALTNHETGTVTEIPIDEVVISHGYVRDKELLDNSPLAIDRKNDYFIAGTINSESSIPGLYAAGDILSHDGKIHLIAAAFHDALHAVNSAKKYIQPDASEGGIVSSHNDIFKQRNRKLLQESLK; this is encoded by the coding sequence TTGTTAGAACAAGAATTGTATGATGTAACCATTATTGGTGGTGGACCAGCAGGTTTATATTCTAGCTTTTATTGTGGTTTACGTGAAATGAAAACCAAGCTAATTGAATCACAGCCACAGCTAGGCGGTAAAATTCATGTTTATCCAGAGAAAATGATTTGGGATGTTGGTGGTGTAACGCCTATTTCAGGGGGGCAACTAATTAAACAATTAGTTGAGCAAGCCTTAACCTTTAATCCTTCTATATATACAAATGAAAAAGTGCTGTCCATTGCTAAAAATGAAGATGGTATTTTTGTCATCGCAGCGGAGTCAGGAAATATTCATTATTCCAAAACGGTTATCGTTGCTATTGGTGGTGGCATCCTAAATCCTCAAAAAATTGAGATTGAGGGCGCAGAACGCTTTGAAGTATCTAATTTAAATTACACAATTAAATCCTATGAAAAATTTAAAGATAAGGCAGTTATTATTTCAGGTGGTGGTAATACAGCGGTAGACTGGGCGTTAGAATTAATGGAGATAGCATCCAAGGTCTATTTAACTTATCGAAAAGATACTTTGTCTGCACATGAGGCTCAAATTACAGAGCTTACAAATAGTTCGATTGAATGCCATTTCAATTCTGAAATTACGAAGCTGATTGCAGACGATCAAGCAGGAATGATTAAAGCAATTGCTTTAACAAATCATGAAACAGGTACTGTAACGGAAATTCCTATTGATGAAGTGGTCATCAGTCATGGATATGTACGTGATAAAGAATTGTTAGATAATAGTCCGTTAGCCATTGATCGCAAAAATGATTATTTTATTGCTGGTACGATTAATAGTGAATCATCCATTCCAGGCCTTTATGCTGCTGGTGATATTTTGAGCCATGATGGTAAAATTCATTTAATTGCAGCAGCATTTCATGATGCACTTCATGCAGTGAATAGTGCGAAGAAGTATATTCAACCTGATGCTTCTGAGGGCGGTATCGTTTCCTCCCATAATGATATTTTCAAACAACGTAATCGTAAGCTATTACAGGAAAGTTTAAAATAA
- a CDS encoding AraC family transcriptional regulator — protein MKRREAFNIDTQEIIEFYTTAPLTFIDVITEKISSETVVTNYKTMTNAAGLIFPIKGVADVQIEGENYHLEKGQIVHVGPNLPINRIIASDTKFEYAVIHFQLAEGDNAKFPLYNRHFTLQVGEQIKLMNMLQQLIQNYLMRSHLSYLQSKALFLNILEEMLLTIKMMDYQYKKENITLIMEYIQENYTKNMTVMDIAKHFNMERRKLAYLFEKKMGVSPNVYLTDLRIQKSKILLRTSHLSVKEIAEKVGYTDYFYFSRVFKKITGLSPSLFRKYMN, from the coding sequence ATGAAAAGAAGGGAGGCGTTCAACATAGACACACAAGAAATAATAGAATTCTATACAACTGCTCCATTAACATTTATAGATGTCATTACGGAGAAGATTTCTTCCGAAACAGTCGTTACGAATTACAAGACGATGACCAACGCAGCAGGTTTAATTTTTCCGATCAAGGGAGTAGCTGATGTACAAATTGAAGGTGAAAATTACCACTTAGAAAAAGGGCAGATTGTCCATGTGGGTCCCAATTTACCTATAAATCGTATAATTGCGAGCGATACTAAATTCGAGTATGCAGTCATTCATTTTCAACTAGCAGAAGGAGATAATGCAAAGTTCCCTCTCTATAATCGTCACTTTACTTTACAGGTAGGAGAACAAATCAAATTAATGAATATGCTGCAGCAATTAATACAAAATTATCTTATGCGTAGTCATTTATCTTATCTTCAATCTAAGGCTCTTTTTTTAAACATTTTAGAGGAAATGCTTTTAACCATTAAAATGATGGACTATCAATATAAAAAAGAAAACATAACGTTAATTATGGAGTATATACAAGAAAATTATACAAAGAATATGACTGTCATGGATATCGCAAAACATTTTAATATGGAACGAAGAAAACTGGCCTATCTATTTGAGAAAAAAATGGGTGTTAGTCCAAATGTTTATCTCACTGATTTGCGTATTCAAAAATCTAAAATTTTACTGAGAACTTCCCATTTATCTGTTAAAGAAATTGCAGAAAAAGTGGGCTATACAGACTATTTTTATTTTAGTCGTGTATTTAAAAAAATCACAGGGTTATCGCCAAGTCTGTTCCGTAAATATATGAATTAA
- a CDS encoding DEAD/DEAH box helicase — translation MIMKIERSSEWEEGFINRLNHLENWHSWTLYKMNYDIVKMKLIPDFTGLQATKYLPNLQPLAHQLQAAETVIERMNGKAILADEVGLGKTIEAGLILKEYLIRGLVKRALILAPASLINQWIEELNIKFHIPAVAYKKNCPIERYDVLIMSMDTAKKSPHRERIYEQDYDMIIIDEAHKLKNNKTQIYEFVQGLKKKFCLLLTATPIQNDIFELYYLISLLKPGHLGNYDAFQSAFSASKHDLEHDDYLKELVNQVMVRNRREDTGIDWTNRRVQIVPITFTNEEREVYEMLGNLQNTGSFSLITLQKEMCSSKEATALTLTNMLEDHVQPQEIEAIITKLMTLEVNSKAEKTLEIVKQANDKVIIFTEYRATQIYLQWYLHSNGISSVLFNGKFNKSKRDYMKHLFKERAQVLIATEAGGEGINLQFCHHVINYDLPWNPMKLEQRIGRVHRLGQEHDVHIYNLAIEHTIEEKILELLHTKIDVFEKVVGDLDAILTNFKESV, via the coding sequence ATGATCATGAAAATAGAAAGGTCGTCCGAGTGGGAAGAAGGCTTTATCAACAGATTAAATCATCTTGAAAACTGGCATAGCTGGACATTGTATAAGATGAACTATGATATTGTGAAAATGAAATTAATACCTGATTTTACAGGATTGCAGGCTACGAAGTATTTACCTAATTTACAACCTTTGGCGCACCAGCTACAAGCAGCTGAAACAGTTATTGAACGTATGAATGGAAAAGCTATTTTAGCCGATGAAGTAGGACTAGGTAAAACGATTGAAGCAGGGCTAATCTTAAAGGAATACCTTATTAGAGGCCTTGTGAAAAGAGCATTGATTTTGGCTCCAGCTTCTCTAATAAATCAGTGGATTGAAGAGTTAAATATAAAATTTCATATTCCTGCCGTTGCATATAAAAAAAATTGTCCGATAGAGCGCTATGATGTCCTCATTATGAGTATGGATACGGCAAAAAAGAGTCCACATAGAGAGCGCATTTATGAGCAGGATTATGACATGATAATTATTGATGAGGCACATAAATTAAAAAATAATAAAACACAAATTTACGAGTTTGTACAAGGCTTAAAGAAAAAGTTCTGCTTATTATTAACTGCCACACCTATTCAAAATGATATCTTTGAATTGTATTATTTAATCTCCTTATTAAAGCCTGGACATCTAGGTAACTATGACGCCTTCCAATCGGCTTTCTCTGCTAGCAAGCATGATTTAGAGCATGATGATTATTTAAAAGAGTTGGTTAATCAGGTAATGGTCAGAAATCGTAGGGAAGATACGGGGATTGATTGGACAAATCGTCGTGTTCAAATTGTGCCGATTACATTTACGAACGAAGAAAGAGAAGTTTACGAAATGCTTGGCAACCTTCAAAACACAGGGTCATTTTCATTAATTACGTTGCAAAAAGAAATGTGTAGTAGCAAGGAAGCTACAGCCTTAACATTAACGAATATGCTAGAGGATCATGTGCAACCACAAGAAATTGAAGCGATTATTACTAAATTAATGACCTTGGAAGTGAATTCAAAGGCGGAAAAGACATTGGAAATTGTTAAGCAAGCGAATGACAAGGTTATTATTTTTACAGAATATCGTGCTACGCAAATATATTTGCAATGGTACTTACATTCTAATGGCATATCAAGTGTGCTGTTTAATGGGAAATTTAATAAAAGTAAACGAGATTATATGAAGCACCTATTTAAAGAAAGAGCCCAGGTGCTCATCGCTACCGAGGCAGGAGGAGAGGGGATAAACCTTCAATTTTGTCATCATGTAATCAACTATGATTTACCTTGGAATCCAATGAAGCTAGAGCAACGTATTGGCCGTGTCCATCGTTTGGGACAGGAGCATGATGTCCATATTTATAACCTTGCCATTGAACATACAATTGAAGAGAAAATCTTGGAATTGCTTCATACAAAGATTGATGTGTTCGAGAAGGTGGTTGGCGATTTAGATGCTATTTTAACAAACTTTAAAGAATCTGTATAA
- a CDS encoding YqhG family protein, translating to MYPQQVHHYLKEFFMENDCAILGEENHYLTVQLTIDIDKRIMNRPFYWQYVEATNSEPNPAQVTFITNQTAMVGNLFGEAIHYGSPRLNQIFLATRELGAYVQLFEKVDRDMGQVILTPWLGVNFKVSYCCDRTKEMLYSFGINLFTGVIKEDFHETICSSDFDTEPEENVFHVQYIIKPARAIERLKATIESIIEQDDHSWATEAQKRWQRDQRVLDYFYEDVEDKPECYEIERKALEEQYEAKIKIEVINGGLFYLF from the coding sequence ATGTATCCGCAGCAAGTTCACCACTATTTAAAGGAATTTTTTATGGAGAATGACTGTGCAATTTTAGGAGAAGAGAATCATTATCTAACCGTTCAATTAACGATAGACATAGATAAAAGAATTATGAATAGGCCATTTTATTGGCAATATGTTGAAGCAACAAATAGTGAACCAAACCCAGCGCAAGTAACCTTCATTACAAATCAAACGGCAATGGTTGGTAACCTATTTGGGGAAGCTATTCATTACGGCTCACCACGTTTAAATCAGATATTTTTAGCTACAAGAGAACTAGGAGCCTATGTTCAATTGTTTGAAAAAGTGGATCGTGATATGGGGCAGGTTATTTTAACACCTTGGTTAGGTGTTAACTTTAAAGTTTCTTATTGCTGTGATCGTACAAAAGAAATGCTTTACTCATTTGGCATCAATTTATTCACTGGTGTTATCAAGGAAGATTTTCATGAAACGATTTGTTCATCGGACTTTGACACAGAACCCGAAGAGAATGTATTTCATGTGCAATATATTATTAAGCCTGCCCGAGCAATTGAAAGATTAAAGGCAACAATTGAGTCAATTATTGAGCAGGATGATCATTCTTGGGCAACGGAAGCACAAAAACGATGGCAACGTGATCAACGTGTATTAGATTATTTTTATGAAGATGTAGAGGATAAACCAGAATGTTATGAAATTGAAAGAAAAGCATTAGAAGAGCAATATGAAGCAAAAATTAAAATTGAAGTCATTAATGGTGGATTATTTTATCTCTTTTAA
- a CDS encoding ArsR/SmtB family transcription factor has protein sequence MTQPAIKYDVFQAIADPTRRNILQLLVASDRPISNISEHFEISRTAVVKHLKILEQAELISAQKKGREKIYTLHSERLKEIEDWLQYFHLFWDNKLAQLQSLVEDH, from the coding sequence ATGACACAACCAGCAATAAAGTATGATGTTTTTCAAGCAATTGCTGATCCGACAAGAAGAAATATTTTACAGCTCCTTGTAGCAAGTGATAGACCCATTTCCAATATTTCTGAGCATTTTGAAATTAGTCGAACGGCTGTTGTGAAGCACTTGAAAATATTGGAACAAGCGGAGCTGATCTCTGCTCAAAAAAAAGGGCGCGAAAAAATCTATACGTTGCATAGTGAGCGCCTAAAGGAGATTGAAGATTGGCTCCAATACTTCCATTTATTTTGGGACAATAAATTGGCTCAGCTTCAAAGCCTGGTTGAAGATCATTAA
- a CDS encoding SRPBCC family protein, with the protein MTEKLQDIVKTITLDAPIEKVWETVATADKIASWFMPNDFQPIEGHEFTIQSPFGPSPCKVERVDAPHFLRFAWDQDGWFVTFELKEVGEQTEFTLTHGGWKEASHIIPKANTTTEAVRTNMDGGWTMIINHKLKEAAES; encoded by the coding sequence ATGACTGAAAAATTACAGGATATTGTCAAAACAATTACATTGGATGCCCCTATCGAAAAAGTTTGGGAGACTGTCGCTACGGCTGACAAAATTGCTTCTTGGTTTATGCCAAATGATTTTCAACCGATTGAAGGCCACGAATTCACAATTCAATCACCGTTTGGCCCATCACCCTGTAAGGTAGAACGTGTAGATGCACCACACTTTTTGCGATTTGCTTGGGATCAAGATGGCTGGTTCGTAACTTTTGAGCTAAAAGAAGTAGGCGAGCAAACTGAATTTACTTTAACACATGGTGGCTGGAAGGAAGCTTCACATATTATTCCTAAAGCGAACACTACCACTGAAGCCGTACGTACTAATATGGATGGCGGCTGGACAATGATTATTAATCATAAATTAAAAGAGGCTGCTGAATCCTAA
- a CDS encoding LysE family translocator, translating into MVNISVFLVMCILLIILPGPDTAIATKNTLTVSRKGGLQTILGSCCGLLIHTCAAVIGLSAIIVKSAYIFAVLKYVGAVYLCYLGIKTLWTLRTIRTQSPVVQDEASIEHKYSQQSCFKQGFLTNVTNPKVAVFFLTFLPQFVDGNNGTFLPFLIMGLIYTALTMLWFIFYVYLLDRISAFMKKPSTKAVIEGLTGAILIAFGIKLALEKAH; encoded by the coding sequence ATGGTTAATATATCTGTGTTCTTAGTTATGTGCATTTTACTTATTATTTTACCTGGCCCTGATACAGCGATTGCTACAAAGAACACGCTGACTGTAAGCAGAAAGGGCGGTTTACAAACAATCCTAGGTTCTTGCTGCGGTTTATTAATTCATACTTGTGCGGCTGTTATTGGACTTTCGGCGATTATTGTGAAATCTGCCTATATATTCGCTGTTCTAAAATATGTTGGTGCGGTTTATTTATGTTATTTAGGTATCAAAACCTTGTGGACACTTCGAACAATTCGGACACAATCTCCAGTTGTACAAGATGAAGCAAGTATAGAACACAAATATTCTCAACAGTCTTGCTTTAAACAGGGATTTCTCACAAATGTGACAAATCCAAAGGTCGCAGTATTTTTCCTAACATTTCTCCCTCAATTTGTAGATGGAAATAATGGAACATTTCTCCCCTTTTTAATAATGGGTCTCATTTATACAGCATTAACAATGCTATGGTTTATCTTCTACGTTTACCTTTTAGATCGAATTAGTGCATTTATGAAAAAGCCATCAACCAAGGCAGTAATTGAAGGATTAACAGGTGCAATATTAATCGCATTTGGCATTAAATTAGCATTAGAAAAAGCGCACTAA
- a CDS encoding LysR family transcriptional regulator has protein sequence MELRDLKAFMAVVEHRSFTKAAHYSFVSQPSLSKSIKKLEESLQVELLNRSTRNVELTDAGSIVYNQGQKIMHAVQELHILLDDLLNIKTGAIKLGIPPLIGTLFFPEIARGFHQLYPEVHLALIERGAKMVEMLVENGDVDMGIVVLPVDERKFAVQSFIEDQFYVFMNESHPYANQESIALQDLKNETFIIFAEEFTLHDYIIKSCESVGFTPTIGYKSSQWDLIVELVSSNLGVTLLPHSIAAKQTNTNVKIIPLDDFEMPWRLGIITKKNTYQSYALKQLLEMIGRNRENRFIPYRNK, from the coding sequence ATGGAATTAAGAGATTTAAAAGCCTTTATGGCTGTTGTTGAGCATAGGAGTTTTACAAAGGCTGCACATTATTCCTTTGTATCTCAGCCTTCATTAAGCAAAAGTATTAAAAAATTAGAAGAATCATTACAAGTTGAATTGTTGAACAGATCAACGCGTAATGTAGAACTTACTGATGCAGGTAGCATTGTTTATAATCAAGGACAAAAAATAATGCATGCTGTCCAAGAACTACATATTTTGCTAGACGATTTATTAAATATTAAAACAGGTGCTATCAAGTTAGGGATTCCACCTTTAATTGGAACATTATTTTTCCCTGAAATCGCTAGGGGATTTCATCAGCTATATCCTGAAGTACATTTAGCACTTATCGAACGTGGTGCAAAAATGGTAGAAATGCTAGTTGAAAATGGTGATGTTGATATGGGCATCGTTGTATTACCAGTAGATGAAAGGAAGTTTGCTGTTCAATCCTTTATAGAAGACCAGTTTTATGTCTTTATGAATGAATCTCACCCCTATGCAAACCAGGAATCCATAGCTTTACAAGATTTAAAAAATGAAACGTTCATTATCTTTGCAGAGGAGTTCACGCTTCACGACTATATAATTAAATCCTGTGAAAGTGTTGGTTTTACACCTACAATCGGCTATAAAAGTTCACAGTGGGACCTGATTGTAGAGTTAGTATCCTCCAATTTAGGGGTTACATTGTTACCTCATTCCATTGCAGCTAAGCAAACAAATACTAATGTGAAAATAATTCCATTAGATGATTTTGAAATGCCGTGGCGTTTAGGGATTATTACGAAGAAAAATACCTATCAATCTTATGCATTAAAACAGTTACTTGAAATGATAGGTAGGAATAGGGAAAATAGATTTATTCCTTATAGGAATAAGTAG